In one Fodinicola acaciae genomic region, the following are encoded:
- a CDS encoding hydroxypyruvate isomerase family protein: MAISFDVNLSILFTEIPLLERPAAAAAAGFSAVELWWPFATPVPADGDLDALQRAIQDAGVRLVGLNFDAGDMARGERGLLSRPAQSDRFVANIDVAVGFAERLGCTILNALYGNRDADADPVRQDELAAENLAKAASAAARTGATVVVEALNSYESPHYPITSSRGAIAVIDRVRKESGVDNISFLADFYHLHRMGEEPLELVDRLSARFGHVQIADVPGRGQPGTGTIPYGEVLGRLEKSGYAGQVGLEYKPVGPSAASFGWLKEIAS, translated from the coding sequence ATGGCGATCAGCTTCGACGTCAACCTTTCCATCCTCTTCACCGAGATTCCGCTGCTGGAGCGACCGGCGGCAGCCGCGGCAGCCGGCTTTTCAGCCGTAGAGCTGTGGTGGCCGTTCGCCACTCCGGTGCCGGCCGACGGCGATCTCGACGCGCTGCAGCGGGCGATCCAGGACGCCGGTGTCCGCCTGGTCGGCCTCAACTTCGATGCCGGCGACATGGCGCGTGGCGAGCGCGGCCTGCTGTCCCGGCCGGCGCAAAGCGACCGGTTCGTCGCCAACATCGACGTGGCGGTCGGCTTCGCCGAGCGGCTCGGCTGCACGATTCTCAATGCCCTGTACGGAAACCGCGACGCCGACGCCGACCCGGTGCGGCAGGACGAGCTCGCCGCGGAAAACCTCGCCAAGGCGGCCAGCGCGGCAGCGAGAACCGGCGCCACCGTCGTTGTCGAGGCGTTGAACTCGTACGAGAGCCCGCACTATCCGATCACCTCCTCGCGCGGCGCGATCGCGGTGATCGACCGCGTACGCAAGGAAAGCGGCGTCGACAACATCTCGTTCCTGGCCGATTTCTATCACCTGCACCGGATGGGGGAGGAGCCGCTGGAGTTGGTCGACCGGCTGTCCGCGCGGTTCGGCCATGTGCAGATCGCCGACGTGCCCGGCCGCGGCCAGCCCGGCACCGGCACGATCCCGTACGGCGAGGTCCTGGGGCGGCTGGAGAAATCCGGCTATGCCGGCCAGGTCGGCCTGGAATACAAGCCGGTCGGTCCGAGCGCGGCAAGTTTCGGCTGGCTGAAGGAGATCGCCTCATGA
- the gcl gene encoding glyoxylate carboligase, with protein MKRVPCMEAAVAVLESEGVETVFGIPGAAILPLYAALRTSSIKHITVRHEEGGTHAADGWSRATGKVGVCIGTSGPAGTNMITGLYTALADSIPMICITGQAPRAKLHQEAFQAVDIVEIARPVTKWAVQLKEPAQAPWVFREAFRIAQSGRPGPVLIDLPLDVQRGTCLYDSTVDGPLPIEVPEPQPAAVRAAVEMLLQAEKPLILAGGGVIIANATDELRNLAERLQIPVQTTLMGKGAFPEDHPLFAGMAGIQTQTRWGNAAFLESDLVLAIGARFGDRHTGDLDTYRKGRKFIHVDIEPTQIGKVFEPDLGVVGHARSTLAAMAFQAQEISPPRRSGQWTERVEELRDTLVRRDDFDDTPIKPPRVFREINEFFPAETTFVTAIGLYQIWSGQFQRTFLPRRYLVCGQAGPLGWEVPAAMGVKCAHPERTVVAVAGDYSFQFLMEEVAVAAQYRIPFVIVMINNEYLGLIRQSEIPYDMNFAVDLHYGEGGIDHVKVMDAFGCPARRVERPEDIAGALAWATAESERVQLPVLVEVMVEREANAAMGPSLDAIVEYEPVPDLAPIGQKAS; from the coding sequence GTGAAGCGAGTTCCCTGCATGGAGGCGGCCGTCGCGGTGCTGGAGTCCGAAGGCGTCGAGACCGTCTTCGGCATCCCCGGCGCGGCGATCCTGCCGTTGTACGCCGCGTTGCGGACCAGCTCGATCAAGCACATCACCGTGCGGCACGAGGAAGGAGGCACCCACGCGGCCGACGGATGGTCGCGCGCGACCGGGAAAGTCGGCGTCTGCATCGGCACGTCCGGACCGGCCGGCACGAACATGATCACCGGCCTCTACACCGCGTTGGCCGACTCGATCCCGATGATCTGCATCACCGGCCAGGCGCCGCGCGCCAAGCTGCACCAGGAGGCCTTCCAGGCGGTCGACATCGTGGAGATCGCCAGGCCGGTGACGAAATGGGCCGTACAGCTGAAGGAACCGGCGCAGGCGCCGTGGGTCTTCCGCGAGGCGTTCCGGATCGCCCAGTCCGGCCGGCCCGGACCGGTGCTGATCGATCTGCCGCTGGACGTGCAGCGCGGCACGTGCCTGTATGACTCCACAGTGGATGGTCCGCTGCCGATCGAGGTGCCGGAGCCGCAGCCGGCGGCCGTACGCGCCGCCGTGGAGATGTTGCTGCAGGCCGAAAAGCCGCTCATCCTCGCCGGTGGTGGCGTGATCATCGCCAACGCCACCGACGAGCTGCGTAATTTGGCCGAGCGGCTGCAGATCCCGGTCCAGACGACGCTGATGGGCAAAGGTGCCTTCCCCGAGGACCATCCGCTTTTCGCCGGCATGGCGGGGATCCAGACACAGACCAGGTGGGGAAACGCGGCCTTCCTGGAAAGCGACCTGGTGCTCGCGATCGGCGCGCGTTTCGGCGACCGGCACACCGGTGACCTGGACACCTACCGGAAGGGCCGTAAGTTCATCCACGTCGACATCGAGCCGACGCAGATCGGCAAGGTTTTCGAGCCGGATCTCGGCGTCGTCGGCCACGCGCGCTCGACCCTGGCCGCGATGGCCTTCCAGGCACAGGAAATCTCACCGCCGCGCCGGTCCGGTCAGTGGACCGAGCGGGTCGAGGAGCTGCGCGACACGCTCGTACGCCGCGACGACTTCGACGACACTCCGATCAAGCCGCCGCGGGTTTTCCGTGAGATCAACGAGTTTTTCCCGGCAGAGACCACCTTCGTGACCGCTATCGGCCTCTACCAGATCTGGTCGGGCCAGTTCCAGCGTACGTTCCTGCCGCGCCGTTATCTGGTCTGCGGCCAGGCCGGCCCGCTCGGCTGGGAGGTGCCGGCGGCGATGGGGGTGAAGTGCGCGCATCCGGAACGTACGGTGGTCGCCGTCGCCGGCGACTATTCCTTCCAGTTCCTGATGGAGGAGGTCGCGGTCGCCGCGCAGTACCGGATCCCGTTCGTGATCGTCATGATCAACAACGAGTATCTCGGGCTGATCCGGCAGAGCGAGATCCCCTACGACATGAACTTCGCCGTCGACCTGCATTACGGCGAGGGCGGCATCGACCACGTGAAGGTCATGGACGCGTTCGGCTGTCCGGCGCGGCGGGTCGAGCGGCCGGAGGACATCGCCGGCGCGCTCGCCTGGGCCACCGCCGAGTCCGAGCGCGTACAACTGCCGGTTTTGGTGGAAGTCATGGTGGAACGCGAGGCGAACGCCGCGATGGGTCCGTCACTGGACGCGATCGTCGAGTACGAACCCGTGCCCGATCTGGCGCCGATCGGCCAAAAGGCCTCGTAA
- the sucC gene encoding ADP-forming succinate--CoA ligase subunit beta, whose translation MDLYEHQAKDLLERHGVPVVPGEVVSVAADAGPAAERLGGRVVVKAQVKTGGRGKAGGVKLAADPADAVAKAGDILGMDIKGHTVHEVLIGAAREVAEEYYVSFLLDRSNRTFLAMASISGGMDIEEVAATRPEALVRRPVSTVDIDTARDIVAAAAFPVAVADQVAEVLVKLWDSFVAEDATLVEINPLVCDADGRIVALDSKITLDDNASFRHDHSAFHDTAATDPLEAKAKALDLNYVKLDGQVGIIGNGAGLVMSTLDVVAYAGVRPANFLDIGGGASAKVMADGLSVVLGDPDVRSVFVNVFGGITACDAVADGIVQALRILGAEATKPLVVRLDGNNVVAGRHILAEANHPLVTVVDTMDDAAAKAAELAGV comes from the coding sequence GTGGACCTGTACGAACACCAGGCGAAAGACCTGCTCGAACGGCACGGCGTGCCGGTGGTGCCAGGTGAGGTGGTGAGCGTGGCGGCGGATGCCGGACCGGCCGCCGAGCGGCTGGGCGGCCGGGTCGTCGTCAAGGCACAGGTGAAAACCGGTGGTCGTGGCAAGGCCGGTGGTGTCAAGCTGGCCGCCGATCCGGCCGACGCGGTCGCGAAGGCCGGCGACATCCTCGGCATGGACATCAAGGGCCACACCGTCCACGAGGTGCTGATCGGCGCCGCCCGCGAGGTGGCAGAGGAATATTACGTCTCCTTTCTCCTCGACCGCTCCAACCGCACTTTCCTTGCCATGGCGTCGATCTCCGGCGGCATGGACATCGAGGAGGTGGCCGCGACCCGCCCGGAGGCACTGGTCCGCCGACCGGTGTCCACTGTGGACATCGACACGGCGCGCGACATCGTCGCGGCGGCAGCCTTTCCGGTGGCGGTGGCCGACCAGGTCGCCGAGGTGCTGGTGAAGCTGTGGGACAGCTTCGTCGCGGAGGACGCGACGCTGGTCGAGATCAATCCGCTGGTATGCGACGCGGACGGCCGGATCGTCGCGCTGGACAGCAAGATCACGCTCGACGACAACGCCTCCTTCCGTCACGACCACTCGGCGTTTCACGACACGGCGGCGACCGATCCCTTGGAAGCAAAGGCAAAAGCGCTCGACCTCAACTATGTCAAGCTCGACGGTCAGGTCGGCATCATCGGCAACGGTGCCGGCCTGGTGATGTCCACATTGGACGTCGTCGCCTACGCGGGCGTACGGCCGGCGAACTTTCTCGACATCGGCGGCGGTGCGTCGGCGAAGGTGATGGCCGACGGGCTGTCCGTCGTCCTTGGTGATCCGGACGTACGCAGCGTCTTCGTCAACGTCTTCGGCGGCATCACCGCGTGCGACGCGGTCGCCGACGGCATCGTCCAGGCATTGCGGATTCTCGGCGCGGAGGCGACGAAACCGTTGGTCGTACGCCTCGACGGCAACAACGTCGTCGCCGGCCGGCACATCCTCGCCGAGGCAAACCATCCGCTCGTGACCGTTGTCGACACCATGGACGACGCGGCCGCCAAAGCCGCCGAGCTGGCAGGAGTGTGA
- the sucD gene encoding succinate--CoA ligase subunit alpha gives MAIFLDRDSRVIVQGITGSEGLKHTARMLRAGTTIVGGVNPRKAGQKLDFDGTSVAVFGTVTEAIAETGANTTVILVPPKFCKDAVIEAIDAAIGLAVVITEGVPVHDSASFWAHAVDAGNKTRIIGPNCPGIVSPGKSNAGIIPADITGPGPIGLVSKSGTLTYQLMYELRDIGFSTAIGIGGDPVIGTTHIDALQAFQDDPETTSIVMIGEIGGDAEERAGAYIQQHITKPVVGYVAGFTAPEGKTMGHAGAIVSGSSGTAQAKKDALEAAGVRVGKTPSETARLLREIS, from the coding sequence GTGGCGATTTTCCTCGACCGGGACAGCCGGGTCATCGTGCAGGGGATCACCGGCTCGGAAGGCCTGAAGCACACCGCACGCATGCTGCGCGCCGGCACGACCATCGTCGGCGGTGTGAATCCCCGTAAGGCGGGCCAAAAACTCGACTTCGACGGCACCTCCGTGGCGGTTTTCGGCACGGTCACCGAGGCGATCGCCGAGACCGGCGCGAACACCACGGTCATCCTGGTGCCGCCGAAGTTCTGCAAGGACGCGGTCATCGAGGCGATCGACGCGGCGATCGGCCTGGCGGTCGTGATCACCGAAGGCGTTCCGGTGCACGACTCGGCATCCTTCTGGGCGCACGCCGTCGACGCCGGCAACAAGACACGGATCATCGGGCCGAACTGTCCCGGCATCGTCAGCCCTGGAAAGTCCAACGCCGGCATCATTCCGGCCGACATCACCGGTCCCGGACCCATCGGCCTGGTCTCGAAATCCGGCACGCTGACCTACCAGCTGATGTACGAGCTGCGCGACATCGGCTTTTCCACCGCCATCGGCATCGGTGGCGATCCGGTGATCGGCACGACACACATCGACGCGTTGCAGGCTTTCCAGGACGATCCGGAGACGACCTCGATCGTGATGATCGGGGAGATCGGCGGTGACGCGGAAGAGCGCGCAGGCGCGTACATCCAGCAGCACATCACCAAGCCGGTCGTCGGCTATGTCGCCGGTTTCACCGCTCCAGAAGGCAAAACCATGGGCCATGCCGGTGCGATCGTGTCCGGCTCGTCCGGCACCGCGCAGGCCAAGAAGGACGCGCTCGAAGCCGCCGGCGTACGGGTCGGCAAGACGCCGAGCGAAACCGCGCGGCTGCTTCGTGAGATCAGTTAG
- a CDS encoding 2-hydroxy-3-oxopropionate reductase, with amino-acid sequence MSTVGFIGLGIMGAPMSGHLVRAGHRVIGFDVAETGPRKLRKAGGETAGSIVEAVSGADVVITMLPDWPQVEAVAFGPDGVLDNVKPGALYIDMSTIRPETSKKVAEAGHTRGVRVLDAPVSGGEKGAVDGVLSIMVGGSADDVESAKPFLEAVGKTIVHVGPHGAGQMVKAANQLVVGGTYALVAEAIVLLEAAGVDAGTGLDVLAGGLAASRILDLKRKTMVERQFAPGFRIDLHHKDMGIVLAAARESEVALPMAAQVAQLLSAARQQGFGDLDHSALLKVLENLNRKASL; translated from the coding sequence ATGAGCACTGTCGGTTTCATCGGCCTCGGCATCATGGGCGCGCCAATGTCCGGTCACCTGGTACGCGCCGGCCATCGGGTGATCGGCTTCGACGTGGCCGAGACCGGGCCGCGAAAGCTGCGCAAGGCCGGCGGCGAGACGGCCGGCAGCATTGTCGAGGCGGTCAGCGGCGCCGATGTCGTCATCACGATGCTGCCGGACTGGCCGCAGGTCGAAGCGGTGGCGTTCGGCCCGGACGGCGTGCTGGACAACGTGAAACCCGGCGCGCTCTACATCGACATGAGCACGATCCGGCCGGAGACCTCGAAAAAGGTCGCGGAGGCCGGGCACACCCGCGGAGTGCGGGTCCTGGATGCCCCCGTCAGCGGCGGCGAGAAAGGCGCGGTTGACGGGGTGCTCTCCATCATGGTCGGCGGCAGTGCCGACGATGTCGAGAGCGCCAAACCCTTTCTCGAGGCGGTCGGCAAAACGATCGTCCACGTTGGGCCGCACGGCGCCGGGCAAATGGTGAAGGCGGCCAACCAGCTCGTCGTCGGCGGCACGTACGCGCTGGTCGCCGAGGCGATCGTGCTGCTGGAGGCGGCCGGCGTGGACGCCGGCACCGGCCTGGACGTGCTGGCCGGCGGCCTCGCGGCCAGCAGGATCCTCGACCTGAAGCGGAAAACCATGGTGGAGCGGCAGTTCGCGCCGGGCTTCCGGATCGACCTGCATCACAAGGACATGGGGATCGTGCTGGCCGCGGCACGCGAGTCGGAGGTCGCGCTGCCGATGGCCGCGCAGGTCGCGCAGCTGCTCTCGGCCGCGCGCCAGCAGGGCTTCGGCGACCTCGACCACTCGGCTTTGTTGAAGGTGCTCGAAAATCTCAACCGGAAGGCCAGCCTGTGA
- a CDS encoding OFA family MFS transporter: protein MSATTETPPGLVREVYDCWGRRYRVGPSATRLIGHSRRWMLWLPAAAMASVGVLQYGFGTAVPALVAAHGWPPAQAFWLLALWTVCQAGVGLPTAYLRERGVVGPRTIMLLGAALCALGPLALATRNTIGAAVLGYSVLSGIGAGLVYAGCTSTASKWYPEKSAARVSTVTGAFAYGSVPFAVAYVLGMRPDNLGTHLGVTGVIIGVVVLAAALLLRDPPAHWWPPHLDPQKWALDNRLNPGRVKNPPAVRQFTPREAMRTGALPIMYVLLFCAGAVSLFNVTFFVTYAMWTGLGPVLIATGVALLIGLNGAGRALAIRVSNHLGRSRTLVFVLATLGFGQLLFAAAASAGIRPLLFAAAVLAGVGGGAFYPLFASLTKDYFGERNTLEINGVVYSAKAFAGLAGVGLAAVAVPALGYPAVFLVAGGLALGSAALAVRLRRPHR from the coding sequence ATGAGCGCGACCACCGAGACACCGCCGGGCCTGGTCCGCGAGGTCTACGACTGTTGGGGCCGGCGCTATCGGGTCGGCCCGTCCGCGACCCGGCTGATCGGGCATTCGCGCAGGTGGATGCTGTGGTTGCCGGCAGCCGCGATGGCCTCGGTCGGCGTGCTGCAGTATGGCTTCGGCACCGCCGTCCCCGCTCTCGTGGCGGCACACGGCTGGCCGCCGGCGCAGGCCTTCTGGCTGCTCGCGCTGTGGACCGTCTGCCAGGCCGGTGTCGGCCTGCCGACCGCGTATCTGCGCGAACGCGGCGTCGTCGGACCGCGGACGATCATGCTCCTGGGCGCCGCGCTGTGCGCGCTCGGACCGCTCGCGCTGGCCACGCGCAACACGATCGGCGCGGCCGTGCTCGGCTATTCGGTGCTGAGCGGCATCGGCGCCGGGCTCGTCTACGCTGGCTGCACGTCGACGGCTTCCAAGTGGTATCCGGAAAAGTCGGCCGCGAGGGTCAGCACGGTGACCGGCGCGTTCGCGTACGGCTCGGTGCCGTTCGCCGTCGCGTACGTCCTCGGCATGCGGCCGGACAACCTCGGCACGCACCTCGGCGTCACCGGTGTCATCATCGGCGTGGTCGTCCTCGCCGCCGCTCTGCTGCTGCGCGATCCGCCGGCGCATTGGTGGCCGCCGCACCTCGACCCGCAGAAATGGGCCCTGGACAACCGGCTCAACCCCGGTCGCGTCAAGAACCCGCCGGCCGTGCGGCAGTTCACGCCGCGCGAGGCGATGCGGACCGGCGCTCTGCCGATCATGTACGTGTTGCTGTTCTGCGCCGGAGCGGTGTCCCTGTTCAACGTGACCTTCTTCGTCACGTACGCGATGTGGACCGGTCTCGGACCGGTGCTGATCGCCACCGGCGTGGCACTGCTCATCGGGTTGAACGGCGCCGGTCGCGCGCTCGCGATCCGCGTCTCGAACCACCTCGGCCGCAGCCGTACGCTCGTGTTCGTGCTGGCCACGCTCGGCTTCGGCCAACTGCTGTTCGCCGCCGCCGCGAGCGCCGGCATCCGCCCGCTGCTGTTTGCCGCGGCTGTGCTGGCCGGAGTGGGTGGTGGTGCGTTCTATCCGCTTTTTGCCAGTCTCACCAAGGATTACTTCGGCGAGCGGAACACGCTGGAGATCAACGGCGTGGTCTACAGCGCGAAGGCGTTCGCCGGGCTCGCCGGCGTCGGCCTGGCCGCTGTCGCCGTGCCGGCCCTCGGCTATCCGGCCGTGTTCCTGGTGGCCGGCGGCCTCGCGCTCGGCTCAGCGGCCCTGGCCGTACGCCTGCGTCGTCCCCACCGTTGA
- a CDS encoding thiamine pyrophosphate-binding protein — MAQTATGAANDAEPAQPETISGGHLVAKALKAEGVDTIFTLCGGHIIDIYDGCVDEGIEVIDVRHEQVAAHAADGYARVTGKPGCAVVTAGPGTTDAVTGVANAFRAESPMLLIGGQGALTQHKMGSLQDLPHVDMMNPITKFAATVPHTARVADMVTMAFRECYLGAPGPSFLEIPRDVLDAKVPLESARIPAAGHYRASTRGAGDPAAIEKLADLLVHAKKPAILLGSQVWTTRGTDAAIELVRTLNIPAFMNGAGRGTLPPGDPHHFQLARRYAFNNADVIVIVGTPFDFRMGYGRRLSKDATVVQIDLDYRTVGKNRDIDLGIVGDAGLVLASVTQAASGREDNGATGRKAWLEELLGVEEQARQKRLAQLHSDASPIHPYRLVHEINEFLTEDSIYIGDGGDIVTFSGQVVQPKSPGHWMDPGPLGTLGVGIPFVLAAKHARPDKEVVALFGDGAFSLTGWDFETLVRYNLPFVGIVGNNSSMNQIRYGQAQKYGLERERVGNTLGDVHYDKFAQMLGGYGEEVRDPKDIGPALRRARESGKPSLINVWVDPDAYAPGTMNQTMYK; from the coding sequence ATGGCGCAGACAGCGACCGGCGCGGCCAACGACGCGGAGCCGGCCCAGCCCGAGACCATCTCGGGTGGTCACCTGGTAGCGAAAGCGCTCAAGGCCGAGGGTGTGGACACGATCTTCACCCTGTGCGGCGGACACATCATCGACATCTACGACGGCTGCGTCGACGAAGGCATCGAGGTCATCGACGTGCGGCACGAGCAGGTCGCCGCGCACGCCGCCGACGGTTATGCGCGCGTGACCGGAAAACCCGGCTGCGCGGTCGTCACCGCCGGCCCCGGCACCACCGACGCGGTGACCGGTGTGGCCAACGCTTTCCGTGCGGAGAGCCCGATGTTGCTGATCGGTGGCCAGGGAGCCCTCACCCAGCACAAAATGGGCTCACTGCAGGACCTGCCGCACGTCGACATGATGAACCCGATCACCAAGTTCGCCGCGACCGTGCCGCACACCGCGCGCGTCGCGGACATGGTGACGATGGCTTTCCGCGAGTGCTATCTCGGTGCGCCCGGCCCGTCTTTCCTTGAGATCCCCCGCGATGTGCTCGACGCGAAGGTGCCGCTGGAGTCGGCGCGCATCCCGGCGGCCGGCCATTATCGCGCGTCCACCCGCGGCGCCGGCGACCCGGCCGCGATCGAGAAGCTCGCGGATCTGCTCGTACACGCCAAAAAACCGGCGATCCTGCTCGGCAGCCAGGTGTGGACCACCCGCGGCACCGACGCGGCCATCGAGTTGGTGCGTACGCTCAACATCCCGGCGTTCATGAACGGCGCCGGCCGCGGCACGTTGCCACCCGGCGACCCGCACCACTTCCAGCTGGCCCGCCGCTATGCCTTCAACAACGCCGATGTCATCGTCATCGTCGGCACGCCGTTCGACTTCCGGATGGGTTACGGCCGGCGGCTGTCGAAGGACGCCACGGTCGTCCAGATCGACCTGGATTACCGTACGGTCGGGAAAAACCGCGACATCGACCTGGGCATCGTCGGCGACGCCGGGCTGGTGCTGGCATCGGTGACGCAGGCGGCGTCCGGACGCGAGGACAACGGCGCGACCGGCCGGAAAGCCTGGCTGGAGGAGTTGCTCGGCGTCGAGGAACAGGCCAGGCAGAAGCGGCTGGCGCAGCTGCACTCGGATGCCAGCCCCATCCACCCTTACCGGCTCGTCCACGAAATCAACGAATTCCTCACCGAGGACTCGATCTACATCGGCGATGGCGGCGACATCGTCACCTTCTCCGGCCAGGTCGTGCAGCCCAAGTCGCCCGGCCACTGGATGGACCCGGGCCCGCTCGGCACGCTCGGCGTCGGCATTCCGTTCGTACTGGCGGCAAAACACGCCCGGCCGGACAAGGAGGTCGTCGCGCTGTTCGGCGACGGAGCGTTCAGCCTCACCGGCTGGGACTTCGAAACCCTCGTCCGCTACAACCTGCCTTTCGTCGGGATCGTCGGCAACAACTCGTCGATGAACCAGATCCGCTATGGCCAGGCGCAGAAGTACGGCCTGGAGCGCGAGCGGGTCGGCAACACACTCGGCGACGTTCATTACGACAAGTTCGCGCAGATGCTCGGTGGTTACGGCGAGGAAGTGCGCGACCCCAAGGACATCGGGCCGGCACTGCGCCGGGCCCGCGAGTCCGGCAAGCCGTCCCTGATCAACGTCTGGGTCGACCCCGACGCGTACGCGCCGGGGACGATGAACCAGACCATGTACAAGTAG
- the frc gene encoding formyl-CoA transferase, whose protein sequence is MGKALEGVRVLDMTHVQSGPSSTQLLAWLGADVVKLEAPGRGDITRQQLRDKPGVDSLYFTMLNCNKRSITLNMKSDQGKDVFVDLVKSSDILVENFGPGVVDRFGFSWERLREINPRLIYASIKGFGPGRYANFKAYEVIAQAMGGSMSTTGFADGPPTATGAQIGDSGTGIHLVAAILAALYQRTNTGRGQRVQVAMQDAVLNLCRVKLRDQQRIMAGPLNEYPTPNTGTEVPRSGNASGGGQPGWAVKCAPGGPNDYIYVIIQPPGWKPLAELIGRPDLVDDPQWATPEARLSKLDKVFALVEEWTERHTKWEVMEKLNAHDIPCGPILSTSELIEDATLAGLGTVVEVEHPERGTFKTVGSPLKLSDSPVEVERSPLLGEHNDEVLGALGYSADKLTELRAAGVI, encoded by the coding sequence ATGGGTAAAGCGCTCGAAGGCGTACGCGTCCTGGACATGACGCATGTCCAAAGTGGACCGTCCTCCACCCAGCTGCTCGCCTGGCTGGGCGCCGACGTGGTCAAGCTGGAGGCGCCGGGCCGCGGTGACATCACCCGCCAGCAGCTGCGCGACAAACCCGGCGTGGACAGCCTGTATTTCACCATGCTCAACTGCAACAAGCGCAGCATCACGCTCAACATGAAAAGCGACCAGGGCAAGGACGTCTTCGTCGACCTGGTGAAGAGTTCCGACATCCTGGTGGAAAACTTCGGGCCCGGCGTGGTCGACCGGTTCGGCTTCAGCTGGGAGCGGCTGCGGGAGATCAACCCGCGGCTGATCTATGCCTCGATCAAGGGTTTCGGCCCCGGCCGCTACGCCAATTTCAAGGCGTACGAGGTGATCGCGCAGGCGATGGGTGGCTCGATGAGCACGACCGGTTTCGCCGACGGCCCGCCGACCGCGACCGGCGCGCAGATCGGCGACTCCGGCACCGGCATCCACCTGGTCGCCGCGATTCTCGCGGCGCTCTACCAGCGGACGAACACCGGCCGCGGCCAGCGCGTACAGGTGGCGATGCAGGACGCCGTCCTGAACCTGTGCCGGGTGAAACTGCGTGACCAGCAACGGATCATGGCCGGTCCGCTCAACGAGTATCCGACGCCCAACACCGGCACCGAGGTGCCGCGCTCGGGCAACGCGTCCGGCGGCGGCCAGCCGGGCTGGGCGGTGAAATGCGCGCCGGGCGGGCCAAACGACTACATCTACGTCATCATCCAGCCGCCCGGCTGGAAGCCGCTGGCCGAGCTGATCGGCCGCCCGGACCTGGTCGATGACCCGCAGTGGGCCACGCCGGAGGCACGGCTTTCCAAGCTGGACAAGGTGTTCGCGCTGGTGGAGGAGTGGACCGAGCGGCACACCAAGTGGGAGGTCATGGAAAAGCTCAACGCGCATGACATCCCGTGCGGTCCGATCCTGTCCACCAGCGAGCTGATCGAGGACGCCACGCTGGCCGGCCTCGGCACCGTGGTGGAGGTGGAGCATCCAGAACGCGGCACCTTCAAGACCGTTGGCAGCCCGCTGAAACTCTCCGACTCTCCGGTCGAGGTCGAGCGTTCGCCGTTGCTCGGCGAGCACAACGACGAGGTGCTTGGCGCTCTGGGCTACAGCGCCGACAAACTCACCGAGCTCCGCGCCGCCGGTGTCATCTGA